One genomic segment of Pongo pygmaeus isolate AG05252 chromosome 19, NHGRI_mPonPyg2-v2.0_pri, whole genome shotgun sequence includes these proteins:
- the PSMD12 gene encoding 26S proteasome non-ATPase regulatory subunit 12: MADGGSERADGRIVKMEVDYSATVDQRLPECAKLAKEGRLQEVIETLLSLEKQTRTASDMVSTSRILVAVVKMCYEAKEWDLLNENIMLLSKRRSQLKQAVAKMVQQCCTYVEEITDLPIKLRLIDTLRMVTEGKIYVEIERARLTKTLATIKEQNGDVKEAASILQELQVETYGSMEKKERVEFILEQMRLCLAVKDYIRTQIISKKINTKFFQEENTEKLKLKYYNLMIQLDQHEGSYLSICKHYRAIYDTPCIQAESEKWQQALKSVVLYVILAPFDNEQSDLVHRISGDKKLEEIPKYKDLLKLFTTMELMRWSTLVEDYGMELRKGSLESPATDVFGSTEEGEKRWKDLKNRVVEHNIRIMAKYYTRITMKRMAQLLDLSVDESEAFLSNLVVNKTIFAKVDRLAGIINFQRPKDPNNLLNDWSQKLNSLMSLVNKTTHLIAKEEMIHNLQ, encoded by the exons ATGGCGGACGGCGGCTCGGAGCGGGCTGACGGGCGCATCGTCAAGATGGAGGTGGACTACAGCGCCACGGTGGATCAGCGCCTACCCGAGTGTGCGAAGCTAGCCAAG GAAGGAAGACTTCAAGAAGTCATTGAAACCCTTCTCTCTCTGGAAAAGCAGACTCGTACT GCTTCCGATATGGTATCTACATCCCGTATCTTAGTTGCAGTAGTGAAGATGTGCTATGAGGCTAAAGAATGGGATTTACttaatgaaaatattatgctTTTGTCCAAAAGGCGGAGTCAGTTAAAACAA gctGTTGCCAAAATGGTTCAACAGTGCTGTACTTATGTTGAGGAAATCACAGACCTTCCTATCAAACTTCGATTAATTGATACTCTACGAATGGTTACTGAAGGCAAG ATTTATGTTGAAATTGAGCGTGCGCGACTGACTAAAACATTAGCAActataaaagaacaaaatggtgATGTGAAAGAGGCAGCCTCCATTTTACAGGAGTTACAG GTGGAAACCTACGGGTCAATGGAAAAGAAGGAGCGAGTGGAATTTATTTTGGAGCAAATGAGGCTCTGCCTAGCTGTGAAGGATTACATTCGAACACAAATCATCAGCAAGAAAATTAACACCAAATTTTTCCAGGAAGAAAATACAGAG aaattaaaGTTGAAGTACTATAATTTAATGATTCAGCTGGATCAACATGAGggatcctatttgtctatttgtaAGCACTACAGAGCAATATATGATACTCCCTGTATACAGGCAGAAAGTGAAAAATGGCAGCAG GCTCTGAAGAGTGTTGTACTCTATGTTATCCTGGCTCCTTTTGACAATGAACAGTCAGATTTGGTTCACCGAATAAGTGGTGACAAGAAGTTAGAAGAAATTCCCAAATACAA GGATCTTTTAAAGCTTTTTACCACAATGGAGTTGATGCGTTGGTCCACACTTGTTgaggactatggaatggaattaagaaaaGGTTCCCTTGAGAGTCCTGCAACGGATGTTTTTGGTTCTACAGAGGAAGGTGAAAAAAGGTGGAAAGACTTGAAGAACAGAGTTGTTGAACAT AATATTAGAATAATGGCCAAGTATTATACTCGGATAACAATGAAAAGGATGGCACAGCTTCTGGATCTATCTGTTGAT GAGTCCGAAGCCTTTCTCTCAAATCTAGTAGTTAACAAGACCATCTTTGCTAAAGTAGACAGATTAGCAGGAATTATCAACTTCCAGAGACCCAAGGatccaaataatttattaaatgactGGTCTCAGAAACTGAACTCATTAATGTCTCTGGTTAACAAAACTACACATCTCATAGCCAAAGAGGAGATGATACATAATCTACAATAA